A single genomic interval of Methyloceanibacter caenitepidi harbors:
- the murB gene encoding UDP-N-acetylmuramate dehydrogenase, producing the protein MPHLRGRLGAGSVLKDYTWFRVGGPAEVLFSPADEADLAYFMKALPADVPVTTIGLGSNLLVRDGGIDGVVIRLGRGFNQIQVEEGSRLRVGTAVPDTKVARAAADAGIAGLAFYRGIPGGVGGALRMNGGAHGTETCDVLVEARAVDRSGEIHVLSVDDMGYSYRHCGAPDDYIFTEALFQGSPGDPAEILAEMDEIAAYREEVQPIKSRTGGSTFKNPQGNKSWQLIDAAGCRGLAVGDAKVSELHCNFLINEGNASAADLEALGETVRARVKETSGVQLEWEIKRLGKPA; encoded by the coding sequence ATGCCGCACTTGCGGGGGCGGCTCGGTGCCGGATCGGTCCTCAAGGACTACACTTGGTTCCGCGTCGGCGGTCCCGCCGAAGTGCTGTTCTCTCCCGCCGACGAGGCTGACCTCGCGTACTTCATGAAGGCGCTGCCCGCCGACGTGCCCGTGACGACGATCGGGCTCGGCTCAAATCTGCTCGTCCGTGACGGCGGCATCGACGGTGTCGTCATCCGCCTTGGCCGCGGCTTCAACCAAATCCAAGTCGAGGAGGGCAGCCGCTTGCGCGTCGGCACCGCGGTGCCCGATACGAAAGTGGCGCGCGCGGCGGCGGACGCAGGCATTGCTGGCCTTGCCTTCTATCGCGGCATTCCCGGCGGCGTCGGCGGTGCCTTGCGCATGAATGGCGGTGCCCACGGAACCGAGACCTGCGATGTCCTCGTCGAGGCGCGGGCGGTTGACCGGTCGGGCGAAATCCATGTGCTTTCCGTCGACGACATGGGCTATTCCTACCGCCATTGCGGCGCGCCCGACGATTACATCTTCACGGAGGCGCTGTTCCAAGGGAGTCCCGGCGACCCGGCAGAGATTCTCGCAGAGATGGACGAGATCGCCGCCTATCGCGAAGAAGTGCAGCCCATCAAGAGCCGCACGGGCGGTTCGACCTTCAAAAACCCGCAAGGCAACAAATCCTGGCAGCTGATCGACGCGGCCGGATGCCGGGGGCTCGCCGTGGGCGATGCGAAGGTCTCCGAACTGCATTGCAACTTCCTCATCAACGAGGGCAATGCCTCGGCCGCCGATTTGGAAGCGCTCGGCGAGACCGTGCGGGCGCGCGTCAAGGAAACGAGCGGCGTCCAGCTCGAATGGGAAATCAAGCGGCTCGGCAAGCCTGCCTAG
- a CDS encoding outer membrane protein assembly factor BamD, which yields MSGPARPSFGTAQVERNGRLLSGLLSVALLLTVPLVGGCGSFGGFDSLGSGGGPLGKWFGKKDEVPPLNTDPAEVIYGQADQMADQGKFKEAARQYEEVDIAHPYSREARRAIIMASYSYYRAGQYDDAIASADRYLTLHPGTEEAAFAQDIIAKSYYDRILDPKRDQTFARRSLAAYEKLVQRYPSSEYAAEAANRIRILQDLIAASEMQVGRYYLRRSNYLAAINRFKTVVTEYQTTEQVEEALMRLTEAYMALGIVNEAQTAAAVLGHNFPDSKWYKHAYKLLGQRGLEPQQYQGSWITRAWKTRSWTGAGQT from the coding sequence ATGTCCGGACCGGCTCGGCCGTCTTTTGGGACAGCACAGGTGGAACGGAACGGACGGCTGCTCTCGGGGCTGCTGTCGGTTGCGCTTCTTCTTACCGTGCCGCTGGTCGGCGGTTGTGGGTCCTTCGGAGGCTTTGACTCCCTTGGCTCGGGCGGGGGGCCGCTGGGCAAGTGGTTCGGCAAAAAGGACGAGGTCCCGCCGCTCAACACCGATCCCGCCGAAGTTATCTACGGCCAGGCCGATCAGATGGCCGACCAAGGCAAGTTCAAGGAAGCCGCCCGGCAATACGAAGAAGTCGATATCGCTCATCCCTATTCGCGGGAGGCGCGGCGGGCCATCATCATGGCCTCCTACTCCTATTACCGCGCCGGCCAGTACGACGATGCCATCGCCTCGGCCGACCGCTATCTGACGCTGCATCCGGGTACAGAGGAAGCGGCCTTCGCCCAGGACATTATCGCGAAGTCCTATTACGACCGGATTCTCGATCCCAAGCGGGATCAGACCTTTGCGCGGCGGTCGTTGGCCGCATATGAAAAGCTGGTGCAGCGCTACCCGTCGTCGGAGTATGCCGCCGAGGCTGCGAACCGCATCCGAATCCTGCAGGATCTGATCGCCGCGAGCGAGATGCAGGTCGGGCGTTACTATCTGCGGCGGAGCAACTATCTTGCGGCGATCAATCGCTTCAAGACGGTGGTGACCGAGTACCAGACCACCGAGCAAGTCGAAGAGGCCTTGATGCGGCTGACCGAGGCCTATATGGCGTTAGGTATTGTCAATGAGGCCCAGACGGCGGCCGCCGTGCTTGGCCACAACTTCCCGGACAGTAAGTGGTACAAGCACGCTTACAAACTCCTAGGACAGCGCGGTCTCGAACCCCAGCAGTATCAGGGGTCGTGGATCACCCGGGCTTGGAAGACCCGAAGCTGGACCGGCGCCGGGCAAACCTAA
- the ftsA gene encoding cell division protein FtsA — MTYNPSIRGRRQRIVTALDIGTSKVCCLIGKTSDMPDWAEGGADAVQFDVLGFGHTRAEGLKAGMVTHLDSAERCIRAAVDAAERMAGVIVEDVHLSVTAGRLKSDSFSAGVGLPSGTVREDDVQRLLAGGRQYAARDRRTVLHALPTDFRLDDNGGISEPRGMCGERLSVDLHTVTADDAATRNLVLSVERCHLGVGGLVAAPYASALSVVTPDEAKLGVAVIDFGAGTTTLSVIADGHFLHADAIALGGHGVTVDIARTLGAPMEHAERLKTLHGSAFATLSDEREIITYPCVTGVAQGNINQITKAQLACVIRPRVEEILDLMRHRLASSGFPAEVAQHLVLTGGGSQLTGLVELASNMFGRPARLGRPRVMTGLPPAAAAPDFSAAIGLLLHWARGDEKLGTQTGQRFLRTGTGYFARVGEWIMENF, encoded by the coding sequence ATGACCTACAACCCATCGATCAGAGGAAGGCGCCAGCGCATCGTGACCGCTCTCGATATCGGCACGAGCAAGGTGTGCTGCCTGATCGGCAAGACCTCCGATATGCCCGACTGGGCAGAGGGCGGCGCCGATGCCGTCCAATTCGACGTGCTTGGCTTCGGTCATACCCGCGCCGAAGGCCTGAAGGCCGGCATGGTGACCCATCTGGACAGCGCCGAGCGCTGCATCCGTGCCGCCGTCGACGCCGCCGAGCGCATGGCCGGTGTGATCGTCGAAGACGTGCACCTTTCCGTGACGGCCGGGCGCCTAAAGAGTGACAGTTTCTCTGCGGGCGTTGGGCTCCCCTCCGGCACCGTCCGGGAAGACGATGTGCAGCGCCTCCTCGCCGGCGGCCGTCAATACGCCGCGCGCGACCGGCGCACCGTACTGCATGCTCTGCCTACTGATTTTCGCCTCGACGACAATGGCGGCATCTCCGAGCCGCGCGGTATGTGCGGCGAGCGCCTGTCGGTCGATCTGCACACCGTTACCGCGGACGATGCCGCGACCCGCAATCTGGTGCTCAGCGTCGAGCGCTGCCACCTCGGCGTCGGCGGCTTGGTCGCTGCGCCCTATGCCAGCGCCCTGTCCGTTGTGACGCCAGACGAAGCGAAGCTCGGCGTGGCGGTCATCGACTTCGGGGCCGGAACGACGACCTTGTCGGTCATCGCCGACGGGCACTTCCTGCACGCCGATGCGATCGCGCTAGGCGGTCACGGCGTGACTGTCGACATTGCGCGTACGCTTGGTGCGCCCATGGAGCATGCCGAGCGGCTCAAGACCCTGCACGGCAGCGCGTTCGCGACTCTGTCCGACGAGCGTGAGATCATCACCTATCCGTGCGTGACCGGCGTCGCGCAGGGGAACATCAATCAAATCACGAAGGCCCAGCTCGCCTGCGTCATCCGTCCGCGCGTCGAGGAAATCCTCGATCTCATGCGCCACCGGCTCGCGTCGAGCGGCTTCCCGGCTGAGGTCGCACAGCATCTGGTGCTGACCGGCGGCGGGAGCCAGCTCACGGGCCTCGTCGAGCTTGCCTCGAACATGTTTGGACGCCCGGCGCGGCTTGGCCGCCCGCGCGTCATGACGGGATTGCCGCCTGCCGCCGCCGCGCCGGACTTCTCCGCCGCGATCGGTCTGCTTCTCCATTGGGCGCGCGGTGACGAAAAGCTCGGAACCCAAACCGGGCAACGGTTCTTGCGTACGGGGACAGGCTACTTCGCCCGGGTGGGCGAGTGGATCATGGAGAATTTCTAA
- the recN gene encoding DNA repair protein RecN yields the protein MLAALSIRDIVLIDKLDLEFGEGLSALTGETGAGKSILLDALSLALGGRGDASLVRRGAEQGQVTASFELAPEHPVFALLSENGIAIEDSVLILRRLQGNDGRSRAFINDMSVSVQLLREVGRALVEIHGQHDERALIDPSGHRDLVDAFGGLERDAAKVAACYEAWADADAARLRHESEVAAARANADYLAHALEELQKLAPEAGEEEILSSRRQLMMNAEKIAAELDEAMDALQGEGTAGARLASALRRIERQAATAGADASSPFAAVADALERVLSETENARGRIEEALAATAFEPGDLERTEERLFALRALARKHRVQVDALPALQEKLEADLAAITTSESKAAELAKAAEQARAAYEQAALALSKARAKAAKKLDKDVAGELPPLKLEKARFVTKVDTVGIEEGGPSGVDRIAFFVAANPGTDPGPMMKVASGGELARFILALKVVLASRGSAPTLIFDEVESGVGGATAAAVGERLAGLGERVQVLAVTHAPQVAALARGHLRIAKEAVPTAKGEAMTTRVAVLKDEERREEVARMLAGQTITDEARAAADRLMRKSA from the coding sequence GTGTTAGCCGCCCTGTCGATCCGTGACATCGTTCTGATCGACAAGCTCGATCTCGAGTTCGGCGAGGGCCTATCCGCGCTGACCGGCGAGACGGGCGCCGGAAAATCCATCCTCCTCGATGCCTTGTCGCTCGCCTTGGGCGGGCGTGGCGATGCGTCTCTGGTCCGGCGTGGGGCCGAACAGGGGCAGGTGACCGCCAGCTTCGAGCTCGCGCCCGAGCATCCCGTGTTTGCTCTTCTGTCGGAGAACGGAATCGCGATCGAGGACTCCGTGCTTATCCTTCGGCGGCTTCAGGGCAACGATGGCCGCAGCCGCGCCTTCATCAACGACATGAGCGTCAGCGTGCAGCTCTTGCGGGAGGTGGGCCGCGCGCTTGTCGAGATCCACGGCCAGCATGACGAGCGCGCGCTGATCGATCCGAGTGGCCATCGCGATCTCGTCGACGCTTTCGGCGGGTTGGAGCGCGACGCCGCCAAAGTCGCCGCCTGCTACGAGGCTTGGGCGGACGCCGACGCCGCAAGATTACGCCATGAAAGCGAAGTGGCCGCGGCCCGCGCCAACGCGGACTATCTGGCGCACGCCCTTGAGGAGTTGCAGAAGCTCGCGCCGGAAGCCGGAGAAGAAGAGATACTGTCTTCCCGCCGGCAGCTCATGATGAACGCCGAGAAGATCGCCGCCGAACTCGACGAGGCCATGGACGCGTTGCAGGGGGAGGGGACGGCGGGTGCTAGGCTCGCCTCCGCGCTGCGGCGGATCGAGCGTCAGGCAGCGACGGCGGGAGCCGATGCGAGCTCGCCCTTTGCTGCCGTGGCGGACGCGCTTGAGCGGGTGTTGAGCGAGACGGAGAATGCGCGGGGGCGGATCGAGGAAGCCCTCGCCGCCACCGCCTTCGAGCCCGGCGACCTGGAGCGGACCGAAGAGCGGCTGTTTGCATTGCGGGCGCTAGCCCGCAAGCATCGGGTCCAGGTGGATGCCCTGCCCGCGCTCCAGGAGAAGCTTGAGGCCGATCTGGCGGCGATCACCACGAGTGAGTCCAAGGCGGCGGAGCTCGCCAAGGCTGCAGAGCAGGCGCGGGCAGCCTACGAACAGGCGGCACTGGCCTTGAGCAAGGCCCGCGCCAAGGCCGCCAAGAAGCTGGACAAGGACGTTGCGGGCGAACTCCCCCCGCTGAAGCTGGAAAAAGCGCGCTTCGTGACCAAGGTCGACACGGTGGGTATCGAAGAAGGCGGGCCCTCGGGCGTCGATCGCATCGCCTTCTTCGTGGCGGCCAATCCCGGCACGGATCCGGGGCCGATGATGAAGGTCGCGTCCGGCGGCGAACTGGCGCGGTTTATCCTGGCGCTGAAAGTCGTGCTGGCCTCGCGCGGTTCCGCCCCCACGCTCATCTTCGACGAGGTCGAGTCCGGTGTCGGCGGCGCGACCGCGGCCGCGGTCGGCGAACGGCTCGCGGGGCTCGGCGAGCGCGTCCAGGTTCTGGCGGTGACCCATGCGCCCCAGGTGGCGGCGCTGGCGCGCGGGCATCTGCGGATCGCCAAGGAAGCGGTGCCGACAGCCAAGGGTGAGGCCATGACCACGCGCGTCGCCGTGCTCAAAGACGAGGAGCGGCGGGAGGAAGTCGCCCGCATGCTGGCCGGCCAGACCATCACGGACGAAGCGCGCGCCGCCGCCGACCGTTTGATGCGCAAGTCGGCGTGA
- a CDS encoding cell division protein FtsQ/DivIB, which translates to MANRAASPYERQLPVPQGRRTVTTKGPRQIQLGRTRRGPMGAKWQLLCAAFVASAVLYGAIVGGQIEKIFNATVTGAERAAVAMGFGVKRVVVEGQRNATDFAITTALGAGPETFMLAFDTDAAKDRLEAVPWIRHARVMRLLPSTLQVEIEERDPYAIWQNKRQTFVVDSEGVVLAPALPQAFPHLPLVVGEGAGKHAAALYQTLEPYTDLKSRMLAALRVGDRRWTLKLRTGTEVMLPDGNIEMALEALQKLERERGVFEQDIAAIDMRLLDRITLRLRETAAASAQDTTTPAGVPTSATGTINQPAIHQPNGRT; encoded by the coding sequence ATGGCGAACCGCGCGGCGAGCCCTTACGAGCGCCAGCTTCCCGTGCCGCAAGGACGCCGGACGGTCACGACGAAGGGACCGAGACAGATACAGCTCGGCCGCACGCGCCGTGGTCCCATGGGCGCCAAGTGGCAGCTCCTGTGCGCCGCGTTCGTAGCCAGCGCGGTCCTCTATGGCGCGATTGTCGGCGGACAAATCGAAAAAATTTTTAACGCGACGGTAACAGGCGCCGAGCGTGCCGCCGTTGCAATGGGCTTCGGGGTCAAGCGCGTCGTCGTCGAGGGGCAGAGGAACGCCACCGACTTTGCGATCACGACGGCGCTCGGCGCCGGTCCCGAGACATTCATGTTGGCGTTCGATACGGACGCCGCCAAGGACCGTCTGGAGGCGGTTCCGTGGATCCGTCATGCGCGCGTGATGCGCCTCCTGCCCTCGACCCTGCAGGTCGAGATCGAAGAGCGTGACCCGTACGCGATCTGGCAGAACAAGAGACAGACTTTCGTCGTAGACAGCGAAGGCGTCGTGCTGGCCCCGGCGTTGCCTCAGGCCTTTCCGCATCTGCCTCTCGTCGTTGGCGAGGGCGCCGGCAAGCACGCGGCCGCCCTCTATCAGACCCTTGAGCCCTACACGGATCTGAAGAGCCGGATGCTCGCGGCCTTGCGTGTCGGCGATCGCCGCTGGACGCTGAAGTTGCGCACGGGCACCGAAGTCATGCTGCCCGACGGCAATATCGAGATGGCCCTCGAGGCGCTTCAGAAGCTCGAGCGGGAGCGCGGCGTCTTCGAGCAGGACATCGCGGCCATCGACATGCGCCTTTTGGACCGGATCACGCTGAGACTGCGCGAGACCGCGGCTGCGTCCGCGCAGGACACCACGACGCCTGCGGGCGTGCCCACATCGGCGACCGGCACGATCAATCAACCCGCAATCCATCAACCCAACGGCAGAACGTAA
- the lpxC gene encoding UDP-3-O-acyl-N-acetylglucosamine deacetylase yields MKGFIGARQTTLANEISLTGIGVHSGAPVSLTLCPADSDTGLRFLISNDDNADGVEIAADQQCVSGVTLCTVLGDGNGASVATVEHVLAALRGLGVDNALIEIDSGEVPIMDGSAAPFVEAIDEAGIAELEAPRRFLKVLKPVCVEENGAVGELTPYNGFHLDIEIDFETPLIGRQNLSIELNPGAFRRDISRARTFGFMKDVEQLWAAGLALGASLDNTVAIGEDRVINREGLRYADEFVRHKALDAVGDLALAGAPILGAYRSRRGGHRLNALVLKELFADPDAWTMVEAPRYRDVRHAELTPGLAAAHFAADRS; encoded by the coding sequence ATGAAAGGTTTCATCGGGGCAAGGCAAACAACGCTTGCCAACGAGATTTCACTCACAGGTATCGGGGTCCATAGCGGCGCTCCAGTTTCCTTGACACTGTGTCCGGCCGACAGCGATACCGGCCTTCGCTTCCTAATTTCCAACGATGACAACGCGGACGGCGTTGAGATTGCTGCCGATCAGCAGTGTGTCTCCGGCGTTACGCTCTGTACGGTTCTCGGCGACGGGAACGGAGCTTCTGTCGCAACCGTCGAACACGTTCTTGCCGCGCTGCGCGGCCTCGGCGTCGACAATGCCCTGATCGAGATCGACAGCGGCGAAGTGCCGATCATGGACGGCAGTGCCGCTCCGTTCGTCGAAGCGATCGACGAGGCCGGGATCGCCGAACTCGAGGCGCCGCGCCGCTTCCTGAAGGTTCTCAAGCCGGTTTGCGTCGAGGAGAACGGCGCCGTCGGCGAACTGACCCCCTACAATGGTTTCCATCTCGACATCGAGATCGATTTCGAGACTCCGCTCATCGGCAGGCAGAACCTGTCCATCGAGCTCAATCCGGGTGCTTTCCGCCGCGATATCTCCCGCGCCCGTACGTTCGGCTTCATGAAGGATGTCGAGCAGCTCTGGGCCGCCGGCCTTGCTCTCGGTGCGTCCCTCGACAACACGGTCGCCATCGGCGAGGACCGCGTCATCAACCGTGAAGGCCTGCGCTACGCCGACGAGTTCGTACGGCACAAGGCCCTCGACGCCGTTGGCGATCTTGCGCTGGCCGGTGCGCCGATCCTCGGCGCCTATCGCAGCCGTCGCGGCGGGCATCGGCTCAATGCGCTGGTTCTCAAGGAGCTGTTCGCCGATCCGGACGCCTGGACCATGGTCGAGGCACCGCGCTATCGCGACGTTCGCCACGCCGAACTCACCCCCGGCCTGGCGGCAGCCCACTTTGCGGCCGATCGCAGCTAG
- a CDS encoding D-alanine--D-alanine ligase — MTEEQTHVAVLMGGLSSEREISLRSGTACAKALEGEGYKVTKIDVGRDVAERLAAIKPDVCFNALHGKYGEDGCIQGVLETMGLPYTHSGVLASALAMHKERAKAVLREAGVPVAESRVVSRAEAAKGHPIEPPYVIKPPAEGSSVGVYIIREDQAHPPQELTSADWALGEELMVERFIHGRELTCAVMGDEALDVIEIRPAEGLTFYDYESKYAPGGSIHVLPAPIKLNVYQLVQKLSVAAHRALGCRGVSRSDFRYDDRPDGTGELICLEVNTQPGMTSTSLVPELAAHKGRSFGELVRWIVEDASCNR; from the coding sequence ATGACCGAAGAACAAACCCACGTCGCCGTCCTGATGGGAGGCCTGTCCTCGGAGCGCGAAATATCGCTCAGGTCCGGCACCGCCTGTGCCAAGGCTCTCGAGGGCGAAGGCTACAAGGTCACCAAGATCGATGTGGGCCGGGACGTCGCCGAGCGTTTGGCCGCGATCAAGCCGGACGTCTGTTTCAACGCGCTCCACGGCAAATACGGCGAAGACGGCTGCATCCAGGGCGTTCTTGAGACTATGGGGCTGCCTTACACCCATTCGGGCGTTCTGGCCTCGGCGCTCGCCATGCACAAGGAACGTGCGAAGGCCGTCCTCCGAGAGGCGGGCGTGCCGGTAGCCGAAAGCCGGGTCGTGAGCCGGGCGGAAGCTGCCAAGGGGCACCCGATCGAGCCGCCTTACGTGATCAAGCCCCCGGCAGAGGGCTCATCCGTCGGCGTTTACATCATCCGTGAAGACCAAGCGCATCCGCCGCAGGAGCTGACATCCGCCGATTGGGCCCTGGGCGAGGAGCTGATGGTGGAGCGTTTCATCCATGGCCGCGAGCTCACCTGCGCGGTGATGGGGGACGAAGCGCTGGACGTGATCGAGATCCGTCCGGCCGAGGGCCTCACCTTCTACGACTACGAGTCGAAATACGCCCCCGGAGGGTCAATTCACGTCCTGCCGGCGCCAATTAAACTAAATGTTTACCAATTGGTACAGAAGCTGTCGGTAGCGGCTCATAGGGCACTGGGCTGCCGTGGGGTCAGTCGGAGCGACTTCCGTTACGACGACCGGCCGGATGGAACGGGGGAACTGATCTGTCTTGAGGTCAACACCCAACCGGGCATGACGTCCACGTCACTGGTGCCGGAGCTTGCCGCCCATAAAGGGCGATCGTTTGGTGAGCTGGTCCGTTGGATCGTGGAGGATGCGTCGTGCAATCGCTAG
- the ftsZ gene encoding cell division protein FtsZ has protein sequence MTINLKVPDLTELKPRITVFGVGGAGGNAVNNMIERGLNGVEFVVANTDAQALASSSAERRIQMGNNVTEGLGAGSKPEIGAAAAEEAMADIKAHLVGCHMAFITAGMGGGTGTGAAPVIARASREEGILTVGVVTKPFQFEGARRMRAAEAGIEELQKYVDTLLIIPNQNLFRVANEKTTFTDAFGMADDVLRSGVGCITDLMVKEGLINLDFADVRTIMAGMGKAMMGTGEASGDRRAIDAAEAAISNPLLDDVCMKGASGLLVSITGGSDLTLYEVDEAASRIRTEADEDANIIVGATYDDELDGLIRVSVVATGIGTLSAEEQSSDMAAQPQADRGRLTERLAGLTMVPGGSPDEPVDLDESLMVPAPEQAKDAQVWRAPNDVTIEKRPQAVGGVALPRPPATPKPSEAPRNFQPAPPAAIKRPVRRMPSVEDLPMVAQKALQAKAGESDAAGLDAQKKKVGFLERLASVGRGKKDDDAEMSPKMEPDFAPTPVAGRPAPRPPAPPAPPAVAARAQGAPGQAPRPLNLQQPAAQQARPPQRVEAQPRVVHAQAAAAVAEVESLGDDDLEIPAFLRRRAN, from the coding sequence ATGACGATCAATCTTAAAGTGCCAGATCTGACCGAGCTAAAGCCGCGGATCACCGTTTTCGGTGTGGGTGGCGCCGGCGGAAACGCCGTGAACAACATGATTGAGCGCGGGCTCAACGGAGTGGAATTCGTTGTCGCCAATACCGACGCGCAGGCCCTGGCGAGCTCGAGCGCCGAACGCCGCATCCAGATGGGCAACAATGTCACCGAGGGTCTCGGTGCCGGATCCAAGCCCGAGATCGGCGCCGCCGCCGCCGAAGAAGCCATGGCGGATATCAAGGCCCACCTCGTCGGTTGCCACATGGCCTTCATCACGGCCGGTATGGGTGGCGGCACCGGAACCGGCGCCGCGCCCGTGATTGCCCGCGCTTCCCGCGAGGAAGGCATTCTGACGGTCGGTGTCGTCACCAAGCCGTTCCAGTTCGAAGGCGCGCGGCGCATGCGCGCCGCCGAGGCCGGTATCGAGGAGCTGCAGAAATACGTCGATACGCTGCTCATCATTCCGAACCAGAACCTGTTCCGGGTCGCCAACGAGAAGACGACCTTTACGGACGCCTTCGGCATGGCCGACGACGTGCTGCGGTCCGGTGTCGGCTGCATCACCGACCTGATGGTCAAGGAAGGCCTCATCAACCTCGACTTCGCCGATGTCCGCACGATCATGGCCGGCATGGGCAAGGCGATGATGGGGACGGGCGAGGCGAGCGGCGACCGGCGCGCGATCGACGCCGCCGAGGCCGCGATCTCCAACCCGCTGCTCGACGATGTCTGCATGAAGGGCGCGAGCGGCCTTCTGGTCTCGATCACGGGCGGCAGCGATCTGACGCTCTACGAAGTTGACGAGGCCGCTAGCCGTATCCGCACCGAGGCGGACGAGGACGCCAATATCATCGTCGGCGCGACCTATGACGACGAGCTTGACGGCTTGATCCGGGTGTCCGTGGTTGCCACGGGGATCGGGACGTTGTCGGCCGAGGAGCAGTCGTCCGATATGGCGGCGCAGCCGCAAGCCGATCGCGGCCGTCTGACGGAGCGTCTGGCCGGGCTCACAATGGTCCCGGGTGGCAGCCCCGACGAGCCGGTCGATCTGGACGAGAGCCTCATGGTGCCCGCGCCGGAGCAGGCCAAGGATGCTCAGGTCTGGCGTGCGCCGAACGACGTAACCATCGAGAAGCGGCCTCAGGCTGTCGGCGGCGTTGCCCTGCCGCGTCCGCCGGCCACGCCTAAGCCGTCGGAAGCGCCGCGCAACTTCCAGCCTGCGCCTCCGGCCGCCATCAAGCGGCCCGTACGCCGCATGCCGAGTGTCGAAGATCTGCCCATGGTCGCTCAGAAGGCCCTTCAGGCGAAGGCGGGCGAGAGCGATGCCGCCGGCCTGGACGCTCAGAAGAAAAAGGTCGGCTTCCTGGAGCGCCTGGCAAGCGTCGGGCGGGGCAAGAAGGACGACGACGCGGAAATGTCGCCCAAGATGGAGCCAGACTTCGCGCCGACCCCGGTAGCGGGCCGTCCCGCGCCGCGTCCCCCGGCACCGCCTGCACCGCCCGCGGTCGCCGCTCGGGCTCAAGGCGCCCCAGGTCAGGCACCCCGGCCGCTGAACCTGCAACAGCCGGCCGCGCAGCAGGCGCGTCCGCCGCAGCGTGTCGAGGCCCAGCCGCGCGTTGTTCACGCTCAGGCCGCCGCGGCCGTCGCAGAGGTGGAATCGCTCGGGGACGACGACCTCGAGATTCCCGCTTTCCTGCGCCGTCGCGCGAACTGA